TCCCAGTTTGGCTGAAACGGGAGCTAAACAACGCGAAAGCTCACTAGCAAACCTTAGCCAGTTAGCTAACCTAGCTGAACAGCCCGTTAACAAAGTCATCGCGACGCGACCTCAAACGAATTTCTAATAGTTTCAAGTTTGTGTCGCGGTTCCTTTGCTGCCTCTGCTCTTCGGTGATATTTGATGTGATCTAGTATGTAATGCTGTAACTTCTGTGGTGAATCCCAAGCTGCCCACTGCGCTATGATTGCTAATGCTAACGCTTATGACACTGCTAATTACGATTAGCCTTATTGGTAGCCTACTAAGAAGCTGGCTAGGTTTGTTAGCATGttcacatttttaacatgtAGGCAGCAAGGCAAGCGTGAAGTGAGCACTGGGTTGTGCTAAATTAGTTTTTTGACTTAATACTTACGTTACTCATTGTGGATATCATTCGGGCAAGTTCTCACTTTGATCTTATTTCTAGTAAGCTCTGTCATGCTGTGTGAGACACTGAAGCCGAATGAAACCACCGCAAAGTGCAGTGTCCGAACTCTCCTTACTTTGGCACATCAGCTATGACGCGTCCCTGCCTTGTGCTGACATTGTCATTGGTCCCTCTTGGCACGCGCACACAGAGTGGATATTAATGTGTCGAAGTAAAAGCATTTGGAGACCACTCGGAAGTGCTTGCGTGTCGACCGTTAAGGATgttgatcccccccccctcttctttaTCAGGTGAAGGCCTTGAAAGAGAAGATagaagcagaaagaggaaaagacaacTTTCCTGTATCTGGGCAGAAGCTGATATATGCCGGGAAGATCCTGCAAGATGACATGCCTATTAAGGACTACAAAATTGATGAAAAGAATTTTGTTGTAGTGATGGTGTCCAAGGTGAGATCTTATTGTAGTACTTACAGATGTCATTGGGGTTTTAACTTAACTTCAACAGTTGAATTAATTGATTATAATGTTCCACCATTAAGTGGCCAGTCTTAACTGCACCTTCTTCTTAACTGGCAAAAGGCTAAGCCCGCAGCTGCCGCCTCGCCTCCAGTCTCGGAAGCACCCAAACCCCCCGTACAGGACTCTGGCTCCACGTCAACAGCTGTCCCGGCCACAACCCCAGCTTCAGCCTCAGCCCCggccccagccccagcagctgTCCCCATTCCCCCCGAGGAGGCCAAAGAGGAGCCGAGTGCTGCAGCCACAGAACCACAACAACCAGCAAGGTACAACCTGTCTATTATACGATGTATAATGTTAGTTAAACCATTTTTGACATATTAGAGAGAGTCGGGAAGTAGTGCTGGAAAAATCGATATCACAATTGATATTTTTCAGATATCGATATTTAGTGTTCCGCCCAGTTTAAGTCATTGTGACCCCcgtaaaacacaaaatgtcccCGCCACTGCGCTCAAATGCACCCCATGAAATCGGGAGCAGAATCAATGTTGCCAGCCGGCTTCTCAGTTATTTTCTTCTAATTGCTTTATAGAGtgaaacagtgagtgggttgtGCTTGTCCACAACACCAACAGAGTGATAAGTATAAATCTGTAGATAAATGATCCAACACTCATGTCAGTTTCCAACCGTAATTTCGAGAACTTGGTCATTAACATAACTGGAAAACGACACGGCAGCTAACACTCaatgttttaataattattgGGTCATTTAAGTATCCCATGAACGTAGCTGTGCTCACTAAACGTCTGGTTTTCCAGATACATCTTGAAGGTCTTTTTTTAAGGTTGAGTTTCACGTAAAAAATATTTGTCAGTGGCACGGTTGAGCCCTGGTAAAGCAAAGAGGTGTACACAGTAAGTAGTCTGTAATGTAGTGTATATTATTTATGGATGCTGATTTCTAAATTCAGCCGTCagcattttctgctgctgtgtgtcttcACCTTGGAATCACAGAAATTGTTGTGAGGGTTTCTGATTTCCCCCTTCACCTTCATGTTTTGCAGCTCCAGTGGCGGGGGTCAGGGCTTGGATGCCTCCTCAGCACTGGGTAGGTAACGCACGGCTCCCTGCCAGACTTGCATCACATGCTGCATGCGGGGCTATAACAGTCTCAAGGCAGTAGTTAGGGGAGTTGCTCACTGTTGTTAAACGTAATTTGCACAATTTCAGACAATTGACTGTTATTAGTGGGTTAATATCACAGCAGTACATTTGCTCGTGTAAAACCTGTGCTGTGCCAGAAATGGTTACAGCTGTGAGTCAGGGACTTAACAGGCTGCAGTGCAATACATACTGCTCCTATATTTAGGCAGTGACAAAAGTAAGCCATCCCTTATTGTGTTGCCACAGAGAGCAGCGGGGATTCCCGTTCGGTTACATGGAATTTATAAGAGTAGGAGTCATGCTGCTATTTAAGCCCATATTGTATGTGAGTTTAAGTTTGGATTCAGTTCGTTTGTTATTGCCTGTAATCCCTGAGTGGTGATTTAAGGCCTAGTTCTAATTCTACAGTTGTATAAACCCCGAAGACGACTGGGGAAGTGAATATATtttaaacaggaggaaacatttCCTGTTAGTCTTCATGCATGAAGGTGTAACTTtgcaaatatacaaaatatgtaGAGTTAGAAGCTtgatcatctgtgtgtgtgtgcgtgtgttgtgtttttcagtgactGGAGCCGAATACGAGGCCATGCTGACAGAGATCATGTCTATGGGCTACGAAAGGGAGAGAGTGGTGGCTGCGCTACGGGCCAGTTTCAACAACCCCCACAGAGCGGTGGAGTACCTCCTCACTGTGAGTCTCGCGCACAAAGTGATCTCACGCTCGCCAACAGAAAAGCCCCACTGGTTTAACGTTAATACCAAGTAAACTATTCATGTTCTACCTGAAATGTGCACACTGTTTGGCATTATTGACATTAGACTGAGCCCTTTTCCTTCTtggtatttgttgttttatacaGAGTTCAACTTCTCTTTTTGTCGTGTTTTAAGATATGCATTTAGTGCCCTCAATGAGGAAATGATCAGTTACCATCAAACTTCCGTGGCCCTGACACCATTTTGATCTCATCCGTGTTCTTTAGCAACATGCAAGGAGTGTGAGCTTGCGTGCGCatgtgattgattgattgacagttgTATTGTTGTGTTTCTAGGGTATCCCCAGCAGCCCAGTCCAGGAGAGTAATCCCCCAGCGCAGGCCCCCACCTCTGGACCCACAGAAGCCCCGGCATCTCTCGCAGAGGGTGAGGCCCGCAACTTGTTTTGgtccaaaaatacacacagccacgtctctgtctgtctgtctgtctgtccaaaaCCATGGTGAATTTTATCGGACTCATTACCTCAACTAGCATCCATGCGTCAAAATGAGCACTCGTACACTCGAACATTTCAACGTGTGACTGCTGCTCGGCCCGGACAAGACACATGTACATAatagatgtgtgtgtaaatacttGTCATAGCCTCACTGGCAGGCAGTGACTCATTATATGGCTCATTAGTTAGTCTTTCTACCATGGGCATGTGTTAATGGTTGTTAGGTCAGCAAAAGCCTCCAAACAATAAGACTGGCTGCTTGTTAAAGGTGCCCTGcggagttttcttgtaaacaaacaaaagttatattTACACTCACTTCTTGGgcgatttttgtcattttcatgtgGCCAATTTAACGGTCTGCGTCCAAAGAACGAGGGCAGTCTTTCGCTCTTTCGCGAGCTAACTCGGTAGCACAAAGCGCATGTAGCTCAGTCTGGCCCTGGGTCTCTGTTCAGCttgaaatggcagaaaatgcGTATTTGCATCTAAAGTTTCCTGCATATGATTGATTTAGTTTGCTCTCTCGCTAATGGTTATTACTGTCGCGTGTCACTAGGAGAGAACCCACTTGCATTCCTGCGGACCCAGCCCCAGTTTCTGCACATGAGACAAGCCATCCAGCAGAACCCTGGTCTGCTACCAGCTCTTCTCCAGCAACTAGGCAGGGAGAATCCTCAACTCCTACAGGTAAACGCACAGAGAGCCGTTCAGTTCATTCGGTGTTTCGTGTTCATTAATATTCCCGCTGGTCATCTGGAGCCACGAGGCAAGCCGGGCTACAATTCACATTTGGTTCTCCCCGCGTACTCTTTCGATGATAACCATTACCTCTCACTCTTCTCCCTCAGCAAATCAGTCATCATCAGGAGCTGTTCATCCAGATGCTGAACGAGCCAGtgggagagggaggtgaggcGCCAGAGGTTGGAGAGTTGGGGGCAGCAGGGGAGGAGGGCGCACCTGTCAACTATATCCAGGTTACACCTCAGGAGAAGGAAGCCATCGAAAGGGTGAGTGACGGCTGAAGAGTAAAtattgaaatgttctttttttcacattgttaaATTCGAAATG
The sequence above is a segment of the Enoplosus armatus isolate fEnoArm2 chromosome 17, fEnoArm2.hap1, whole genome shotgun sequence genome. Coding sequences within it:
- the rad23aa gene encoding RAD23 homolog A, nucleotide excision repair protein a → MQITLKTLQQQTIQIEIDPEQTVKALKEKIEAERGKDNFPVSGQKLIYAGKILQDDMPIKDYKIDEKNFVVVMVSKAKPAAAASPPVSEAPKPPVQDSGSTSTAVPATTPASASAPAPAPAAVPIPPEEAKEEPSAAATEPQQPASSSGGGQGLDASSALVTGAEYEAMLTEIMSMGYERERVVAALRASFNNPHRAVEYLLTGIPSSPVQESNPPAQAPTSGPTEAPASLAEGENPLAFLRTQPQFLHMRQAIQQNPGLLPALLQQLGRENPQLLQQISHHQELFIQMLNEPVGEGGEAPEVGELGAAGEEGAPVNYIQVTPQEKEAIERLKALGFPEALVIQAYFACEKNENLAANFLLNQGLEDD